One Burkholderia sp. PAMC 26561 genomic window carries:
- a CDS encoding IlvD/Edd family dehydratase has product MSNQSNTPQNRLRSRRWFDDPSDPGMTALYLERYMNYGITREELQSGKPIIGIAQTGSDLAPCNRHHIELATRVRDGIRDAGGIPLEFPVHPIQETGKRPTAALDRNLAYLGLVEILHGYPIDGVVLTTGCDKTTPACLMAAATVNIPAIVLSGGPMLDGWYHGKLAGSGTVIWDARKRLSAGEIDYPGFMDMVASSAPSVGHCNTMGTALSMNSLAEALGMSLPGCAAIPGPHRERGWMAYATGKRIVEMVAENLRPSDIMTKGAFENAVVAAAALGASSNCPIHMIAIARHMGIDHTLEDWQRLGPEVPLLVDCQPAGRFLGEAFHRAGGVPAVMKELFDAGRLDASVRTVTGKTLGEDLATVPVPDREVIRAYENPLKESAGYVVLSGNLFDSAVMKVSVIDEAFRKRFLADPDHPDVFEGKVVVFEGPEDYHARIEDPAMGVDERSILVIRNCGPVGFPGGAEVVNMQPPAALLKRGIDTLPTLGDGRQSGTSASPSILNVSPEAAVGGGLALLVSGDRIRIDLKTRKVDLMIPEAELAQRRAAWKPPVLKNMTPWEEIYRSMVGQQGSGACLEPATLYLNIVETRGESRHNH; this is encoded by the coding sequence ATGTCGAATCAATCGAACACCCCGCAAAACCGTCTTCGCAGCCGCCGCTGGTTCGATGATCCCTCCGACCCCGGCATGACCGCGCTGTATCTCGAGCGCTATATGAACTATGGCATCACGCGCGAAGAGCTGCAGTCGGGCAAGCCGATCATCGGTATCGCGCAGACGGGTTCCGATCTCGCGCCGTGCAATCGTCATCACATCGAACTCGCCACCCGCGTGCGCGATGGCATCCGCGACGCCGGCGGCATTCCGCTCGAATTTCCGGTGCATCCGATCCAGGAAACCGGCAAGCGTCCGACCGCCGCGCTCGATCGCAACCTCGCTTATCTCGGGCTCGTGGAGATCCTGCACGGCTATCCCATCGATGGCGTCGTGCTTACCACCGGCTGCGATAAAACCACGCCCGCATGCCTGATGGCTGCGGCCACGGTCAACATTCCGGCGATCGTCCTGTCCGGCGGCCCGATGCTCGACGGCTGGTATCACGGCAAGCTCGCAGGCTCCGGCACGGTGATCTGGGACGCGCGCAAACGGCTGTCGGCGGGTGAGATCGACTATCCGGGATTCATGGATATGGTGGCGTCGTCGGCGCCGTCGGTCGGGCATTGCAACACCATGGGCACCGCGCTTTCCATGAACTCGCTCGCCGAAGCGCTCGGCATGTCGCTGCCCGGCTGCGCGGCGATCCCGGGTCCGCATCGCGAGCGTGGCTGGATGGCTTATGCGACCGGCAAGCGGATCGTGGAGATGGTCGCCGAAAACCTGCGGCCTTCGGACATCATGACCAAGGGCGCTTTCGAGAACGCGGTCGTCGCGGCGGCGGCGCTCGGCGCGTCATCGAATTGTCCGATCCACATGATCGCGATTGCGCGGCACATGGGTATCGACCATACGCTGGAAGACTGGCAGCGGCTTGGGCCCGAGGTGCCGCTGCTGGTCGATTGCCAGCCGGCGGGACGGTTCCTGGGCGAAGCGTTTCATCGCGCGGGCGGCGTGCCGGCGGTGATGAAAGAACTGTTCGATGCCGGCCGTCTCGACGCCTCCGTGCGTACCGTGACCGGCAAGACGCTGGGCGAAGATCTGGCCACGGTCCCCGTGCCTGACCGCGAGGTCATCCGTGCCTATGAAAACCCGTTGAAGGAATCGGCGGGTTACGTGGTGCTCTCGGGCAACCTCTTCGACAGCGCCGTGATGAAGGTCAGCGTGATCGACGAAGCCTTCCGCAAGCGCTTTCTCGCCGATCCCGATCATCCCGACGTGTTCGAAGGGAAGGTCGTCGTGTTCGAAGGTCCGGAGGACTATCACGCGCGTATTGAAGACCCGGCAATGGGTGTCGATGAACGTTCGATCCTCGTCATCCGCAATTGCGGGCCAGTCGGCTTCCCTGGGGGCGCCGAAGTGGTGAACATGCAGCCGCCGGCAGCGTTACTCAAGCGCGGTATCGACACACTGCCAACGCTCGGCGATGGTCGTCAGAGCGGGACATCGGCGAGCCCTTCGATTCTCAATGTCTCGCCGGAAGCAGCCGTTGGCGGTGGCCTTGCATTGCTCGTATCGGGTGACAGGATTCGCATCGATTTGAAGACGCGCAAGGTCGACCTGATGATCCCCGAGGCCGAACTCGCGCAGCGTCGTGCGGCATGGAAGCCGCCCGTACTTAAGAACATGACGCCGTGGGAAGAGATCTACAGAAGCATGGTCGGGCAGCAAGGCAGCGGCGCATGCCTGGAGCCGGCGACGTTGTATCTCAACATTGTCGAAACGCGGGGCGAGTCGCGGCATAACCACTAA
- a CDS encoding 2-hydroxyacid dehydrogenase yields the protein MHKTDLLVVVRYPERDMAELERHFSLHVLSDCANRGALLAEVGSRIRALATNGEAGASAELIEALPALEIIVSYGVGVDAIDLAHAAKRGIRVTNTPDVLTGDVADMGIGLMLSIARQIPANDRLVRDAQWGKAAIPLATRMFGKRLGVLGLGRVGRALAKRAAAFDMSIAYHDRVQFDDVGYTYCDSAVALARESDFLVICAAADKQSQGSVSRDVFDALGPDGILVNIARGSIVDEPVLLEYLNERRIRGAALDVFWNEPSIDPRFFTLDNVVLQPHRSSATVETRSAMAQLVRENLRAFFSGAPLVTEFSTR from the coding sequence ATGCACAAGACGGATTTACTGGTAGTCGTCCGGTATCCGGAGCGTGATATGGCGGAACTCGAACGTCATTTCTCGCTGCACGTCCTGTCGGATTGCGCCAATCGGGGTGCATTGCTCGCTGAAGTCGGTTCCCGCATTCGCGCGCTCGCCACCAACGGCGAAGCCGGCGCAAGCGCCGAGTTGATCGAGGCGTTGCCGGCGCTCGAGATCATCGTGTCGTACGGCGTCGGAGTCGATGCGATCGATCTCGCACACGCAGCAAAACGCGGCATTCGCGTGACCAATACGCCCGATGTGCTGACTGGCGATGTCGCCGACATGGGCATCGGCCTGATGCTTTCGATTGCGCGCCAGATCCCGGCGAACGATCGCCTCGTGCGCGACGCTCAATGGGGCAAGGCCGCAATTCCGCTCGCCACGCGCATGTTCGGCAAGCGCCTTGGCGTTCTCGGACTCGGCCGTGTAGGACGCGCACTGGCGAAGCGGGCCGCTGCGTTCGACATGTCCATTGCGTATCACGATCGCGTCCAGTTCGACGATGTCGGCTACACGTATTGCGACAGCGCCGTGGCCCTGGCGCGCGAATCGGATTTCCTCGTGATCTGTGCGGCGGCGGACAAGCAGAGCCAGGGATCGGTAAGCCGCGATGTGTTCGACGCGCTCGGACCCGATGGCATTCTGGTGAACATCGCGCGTGGAAGTATTGTCGACGAACCCGTGTTGCTCGAATATCTGAACGAACGCCGTATTCGCGGCGCCGCGCTGGATGTATTCTGGAACGAGCCTTCAATCGATCCGCGTTTTTTCACGCTGGACAACGTCGTGCTGCAGCCGCACCGCTCCAGCGCAACCGTCGAAACGCGCAGTGCGATGGCGCAACTGGTGCGTGAGAACTTGAGGGCGTTCTTCAGTGGCGCGCCGCTCGTGACCGAGTTTTCCACGCGTTGA
- a CDS encoding NAD(P)-dependent oxidoreductase — protein sequence MTNSKDRPEKIAFLGIGLMGERQARVLLRAGYGLTAWNRTRDKAERLRADGADVADSPAEAVRNADIVITMLANGETVHDVLFDQGAAQALSADAVVIDMSSIRPDQAITHARLLAARGVRHIDAPVSGGTSGAENATLAIMCGGDAEVFDRVSPVLRCMGRPVLMGAHGTGQLAKLANQMIVGTTIGVVAEALSLVAKGGANPAMLIEALAGGYADSTILRIHGRRMVDKNFEVSGRSSSQLKDLQNALRAAQDVGASMPYTQLSAQLFTSLIAHHGDIDHSGVVKIIGDQTA from the coding sequence ATGACGAATTCAAAGGACCGGCCGGAGAAGATTGCTTTTCTTGGGATCGGCTTGATGGGAGAGCGGCAAGCACGCGTGCTGCTCAGGGCGGGCTACGGGCTAACCGCCTGGAACCGTACCCGGGACAAAGCCGAGCGCTTGCGTGCGGATGGCGCGGACGTTGCGGACTCGCCGGCTGAAGCGGTTCGCAATGCCGACATCGTGATTACGATGCTTGCAAACGGCGAGACCGTGCACGATGTTCTGTTCGATCAAGGCGCGGCGCAGGCGTTGAGTGCCGATGCGGTAGTTATCGACATGAGCTCGATCCGTCCCGACCAGGCGATCACGCATGCGCGTCTGCTTGCCGCGCGAGGTGTTCGACATATCGATGCCCCCGTATCAGGCGGCACGAGTGGCGCGGAAAACGCGACGCTTGCAATCATGTGCGGCGGCGATGCAGAGGTCTTCGATCGTGTATCGCCCGTGCTGCGTTGCATGGGGCGGCCTGTGTTGATGGGCGCTCACGGCACGGGGCAACTCGCCAAGCTCGCGAATCAGATGATCGTGGGCACGACCATTGGCGTGGTGGCCGAGGCGTTGTCGCTGGTTGCGAAGGGCGGTGCGAACCCCGCGATGCTGATCGAAGCGCTCGCGGGCGGTTACGCCGACAGCACCATCCTGCGCATCCACGGCCGCCGCATGGTCGACAAAAACTTCGAGGTCAGTGGCCGGTCGAGCTCGCAACTCAAGGATCTTCAAAACGCGTTGCGTGCGGCACAGGACGTGGGCGCGTCGATGCCGTACACCCAACTCAGCGCGCAGCTTTTCACGTCTCTCATCGCGCATCACGGCGATATCGATCACAGCGGAGTCGTGAAGATCATCGGCGATCAGACAGCATGA
- a CDS encoding MFS transporter, translating into MDLQHPPIPELPSASLAGTPTKAPVSPQQLRRAILTGAVGSALEYYDFAIFGLASALVFSHIFFPALGAKAGLLASFGTYGAGFLARPFGGLFFGSIGDRKGRKFVLLVTIAIMGTSTMLIGLLPSGTIGAVSLVVLRLVQGFGAGAEQAGASTLMAEVAPVKQRGFFAALPFVGIFAGLGLATGTFSIMQHVLGEQAILDWAWRIPFVSSVVLIGVAVWIRLRLRESPTFLSLEGAQAVIKSPMKTVITHARRPVLAATLMRFAEQGGRRSTPQSSLRSWAARSPRSWV; encoded by the coding sequence ATGGATCTGCAGCACCCCCCAATACCCGAACTACCTTCGGCGTCGCTCGCCGGTACGCCAACCAAGGCGCCGGTTTCACCACAGCAATTGCGGCGTGCAATCCTCACGGGCGCGGTCGGAAGCGCCCTCGAGTATTACGACTTTGCGATCTTCGGACTCGCGTCGGCGCTGGTTTTCAGTCATATCTTTTTTCCGGCGCTCGGTGCGAAAGCCGGCCTGCTGGCGAGTTTCGGCACCTATGGTGCGGGCTTCCTCGCGCGGCCGTTCGGCGGCCTGTTCTTTGGTTCCATCGGCGACAGGAAGGGGCGCAAGTTCGTGTTGCTCGTGACCATCGCGATCATGGGGACATCGACCATGCTGATCGGACTGTTGCCGAGCGGCACGATCGGCGCGGTATCGCTCGTCGTATTGCGGCTCGTGCAAGGTTTCGGCGCGGGCGCCGAGCAAGCGGGGGCATCGACGCTCATGGCGGAGGTCGCGCCCGTCAAACAACGCGGCTTCTTCGCGGCGCTGCCGTTCGTCGGCATCTTCGCCGGGCTGGGTCTCGCGACGGGCACGTTCAGCATCATGCAACACGTGCTGGGTGAGCAGGCCATACTTGATTGGGCGTGGCGCATTCCGTTTGTATCGAGCGTAGTGCTGATCGGCGTTGCGGTATGGATCCGGTTGCGCTTGCGTGAGAGTCCGACGTTCCTGAGCCTCGAAGGCGCGCAAGCCGTCATCAAGTCGCCGATGAAAACCGTCATCACCCACGCCCGCCGTCCCGTACTCGCCGCCACGCTGATGCGTTTTGCCGAGCAGGGCGGACGACGATCTACACCACAGTCGTCATTGCGTTCCTGGGCGGCACGGTCGCCGCGAAGCTGGGTATGA
- a CDS encoding SurA N-terminal domain-containing protein: MLDFFRNHQRLMMALLILIVVPGLGIVGVQGFSSFFDENANVASVNGHKITRVEYDGAMRQQVDRARQMLGAQFDPKMFETPQMRASLIDSLVQQRVLADETQRLHLTASDQAVRRALLADPTIASLRKPDGSIDLDQYKQLLAMQGITPEQYDERVRYGLAADQLPSSIQSTAFTSKTLAQSLTEIAEQRRDVQGLALRTADYAAKVQPTDAQLKSYYDAHSAEFTTPESANIQYLVMSPATLATAIKPTDADLRKYYDDNIARFKTQAEVRASHILITAPKDASAADKAKAKAQADALLAQVKAHPDQFAQIAQKESQDPGSASKGGDLGYFSHGMIAGGKAFDDAAFGLKKGEISGVVQTDFGYHIIQATDVKPSATQSFDEVKDQITRDVTATQAAKNLADEAEGFTSLVYEKSKTLQPAADKYKLQIQTATVGPKPDPKLPADSPLNNPKVLNAIFASDAVKERNNTQAIDIGNSTLVAARVTDYKPAAVPALDTIKDAVRTKVVAEQAAEMARKDGAAKLADVQKSNSTTGFSSVAKVSRNDAQGVPPAALAAIFKADSSKLPTYVGVDLGADGYAIYRVDGIEKPEPVAADRLTGAQQQVAQVYAQAEMESYLDALKARSKVKINAPATNAPAEQPQ; this comes from the coding sequence ATGCTCGACTTTTTCCGTAACCACCAACGCCTGATGATGGCCCTGTTGATCCTGATCGTCGTGCCGGGATTGGGTATCGTGGGTGTCCAGGGTTTCAGCAGTTTCTTCGACGAAAACGCAAACGTCGCCAGCGTCAACGGCCACAAGATCACGCGTGTCGAGTACGACGGCGCGATGCGTCAACAAGTCGATCGCGCGCGCCAGATGCTCGGTGCGCAGTTCGACCCGAAGATGTTCGAAACGCCGCAAATGCGCGCTTCGCTGATCGACAGCCTCGTTCAACAGCGCGTTCTCGCCGATGAAACCCAGCGCCTGCACCTGACCGCATCGGATCAGGCCGTGCGCCGCGCGCTCCTGGCCGACCCGACGATTGCATCGTTGCGCAAGCCCGATGGTTCGATCGATCTGGACCAGTACAAGCAACTGCTCGCCATGCAGGGCATCACGCCCGAGCAATACGACGAGCGCGTGCGTTATGGCCTGGCTGCCGATCAGCTTCCTTCGAGCATCCAGTCGACCGCGTTCACGTCGAAGACACTGGCGCAGAGCCTGACCGAGATCGCCGAGCAGCGTCGTGACGTGCAGGGCCTTGCTTTGCGCACCGCCGATTACGCCGCGAAGGTCCAGCCGACCGACGCGCAACTCAAGTCTTACTACGACGCGCACAGCGCCGAGTTCACGACGCCGGAATCCGCGAACATCCAGTACCTGGTGATGTCGCCGGCGACCTTGGCGACCGCGATCAAACCCACGGACGCCGATCTCAGGAAGTACTACGACGACAACATCGCGCGCTTCAAGACGCAGGCCGAAGTGCGCGCGAGCCACATCCTGATCACCGCGCCGAAAGACGCGAGCGCAGCCGACAAGGCCAAGGCGAAGGCGCAAGCCGACGCGTTGCTCGCGCAAGTGAAGGCGCATCCGGACCAGTTCGCGCAGATCGCGCAGAAGGAATCGCAGGACCCGGGTTCGGCATCGAAGGGCGGTGACCTCGGGTACTTCTCGCACGGCATGATCGCGGGCGGCAAGGCATTCGACGACGCCGCGTTCGGCCTGAAGAAGGGCGAAATCAGCGGCGTGGTGCAGACGGATTTCGGTTACCACATCATCCAGGCAACCGACGTCAAGCCGTCCGCCACCCAGTCGTTCGACGAAGTGAAGGACCAGATCACGCGTGACGTCACCGCGACGCAAGCCGCGAAAAATCTCGCCGATGAAGCCGAAGGTTTCACGTCGCTCGTCTACGAAAAATCGAAGACGCTGCAACCTGCCGCAGATAAATACAAGCTGCAGATCCAGACCGCGACGGTCGGACCGAAGCCCGACCCGAAGCTGCCGGCCGACAGCCCGCTGAACAACCCGAAGGTCCTGAACGCCATCTTTGCTTCGGACGCGGTGAAGGAGCGCAACAACACGCAGGCTATCGATATCGGCAACAGCACGCTGGTCGCAGCGCGTGTGACGGACTACAAGCCGGCGGCCGTCCCCGCGCTCGACACGATCAAGGACGCAGTGCGCACCAAGGTCGTCGCAGAGCAAGCCGCGGAGATGGCGCGCAAGGACGGCGCGGCGAAGCTTGCCGACGTGCAGAAATCAAACTCGACGACAGGGTTCTCATCGGTGGCAAAGGTATCGCGTAACGACGCGCAAGGCGTGCCGCCCGCAGCGCTCGCCGCGATCTTCAAGGCGGATTCGTCGAAGCTGCCAACGTACGTAGGCGTCGATCTTGGCGCCGATGGTTACGCGATCTACCGTGTGGACGGGATCGAGAAGCCGGAGCCGGTTGCCGCAGACCGCCTGACGGGTGCGCAGCAGCAGGTCGCGCAGGTTTATGCCCAGGCCGAGATGGAATCGTATCTCGACGCATTGAAGGCGCGCTCCAAGGTGAAGATCAATGCACCGGCCACCAACGCGCCGGCAGAGCAGCCGCAATAA
- a CDS encoding arylesterase: MERLKVNWTPRATLALLAMVGYAATAPAQAADALAHTAMAAPAAPAIVVLGDSISAEYGLPRDTGWVNLMRQKLTQERFDYSVANSSISGDTTSGGLARLPAALNRIKPKVVIVELGANDALRGVPLATTETNLRTIIEKSQAVHAKVLLVGMYVPPNYGPDYSQKFHAVYEKLSKEKQVPLVPFLLAGMENKPEMFQADQIHPTPQAQPLLLNNVWPVLRPLLGTPSK; encoded by the coding sequence ATGGAGAGACTTAAGGTGAACTGGACACCACGCGCCACACTGGCGCTGCTGGCGATGGTCGGATACGCGGCCACGGCGCCGGCACAAGCGGCCGATGCGTTGGCCCATACCGCAATGGCCGCGCCCGCGGCGCCGGCCATTGTGGTGCTGGGTGACAGCATATCGGCGGAATACGGTCTGCCGCGCGATACAGGATGGGTCAACCTGATGCGGCAGAAGCTGACGCAAGAGCGCTTCGATTATAGCGTCGCCAATTCAAGCATCAGCGGCGACACGACCAGCGGCGGCCTCGCCCGCCTGCCCGCCGCACTCAACCGGATCAAGCCGAAGGTGGTGATCGTGGAACTGGGCGCCAACGACGCGTTACGCGGCGTCCCGCTAGCCACCACCGAAACCAACCTGCGCACGATCATCGAGAAATCGCAGGCGGTCCATGCGAAGGTTTTACTCGTCGGCATGTACGTTCCGCCTAACTATGGCCCGGACTACTCGCAAAAATTCCACGCCGTGTACGAAAAGTTATCGAAGGAGAAACAGGTGCCGCTCGTCCCGTTCCTTCTTGCAGGCATGGAGAACAAGCCTGAAATGTTCCAGGCAGACCAAATTCATCCGACCCCTCAGGCCCAGCCTTTGCTATTAAATAACGTCTGGCCAGTTTTGAGACCTTTGCTGGGCACGCCATCGAAATGA
- a CDS encoding ABC transporter ATP-binding protein, whose translation MPNNIEPVIEVRGLSKRVKDATGELIILDQIDLSIEKGSSVAIVGASGSGKSTLLGLLAGLDSASSGSVRLLGRDLGALNEDERAALRSGSVGFVFQSFQLMPHLTALENVMLPLELRGGVPHKDITSRARDLLEQVGLGQRTAHYPKLLSGGEQQRVALARAFVTHPAILFADEPTGSLDAATGYAIIDLMFEMNRRNGATLILVTHDTELAERCDATVTIEAGRIVNSLSV comes from the coding sequence ATGCCAAACAATATCGAACCAGTCATTGAAGTACGGGGTTTAAGCAAGCGGGTAAAGGACGCGACGGGTGAATTGATCATCCTCGATCAGATCGACCTGTCGATAGAAAAAGGCAGCAGCGTCGCCATAGTCGGCGCATCGGGCTCGGGTAAGTCTACTTTGCTTGGGCTGCTCGCAGGATTGGACAGCGCGAGCAGCGGGTCGGTTCGCTTGCTCGGCCGTGACCTTGGCGCGCTCAATGAAGATGAACGCGCGGCATTGCGCAGCGGGTCGGTCGGATTCGTGTTCCAGTCGTTTCAGTTGATGCCGCATCTGACCGCGCTGGAAAACGTGATGTTGCCGCTGGAGTTGCGTGGCGGCGTGCCGCACAAGGACATCACGTCGCGTGCGCGCGACCTCCTCGAACAAGTTGGATTGGGTCAGCGGACCGCGCACTATCCGAAGCTTTTGTCAGGTGGCGAACAACAACGCGTGGCGCTGGCGCGTGCGTTTGTCACGCATCCAGCCATCCTTTTCGCCGATGAACCCACGGGCAGCCTGGACGCCGCGACGGGTTACGCGATCATCGACCTGATGTTCGAGATGAACCGGCGCAACGGCGCAACGCTGATCCTCGTCACGCACGATACCGAACTCGCCGAGCGCTGCGATGCGACGGTGACAATCGAAGCCGGGCGAATCGTGAACAGTTTGAGCGTATAA
- the pgi gene encoding glucose-6-phosphate isomerase, with protein sequence MTLNSLPAWPALQAHYDAIRDERLRDWFAPQNDTQPSRAERLTFDGGGISVDFSKNRITEATLKLLVELAGQAKVAAKRDAVFAGDIVNVTEHRAVLHTALRATDDNSPFQKEIRAEKAKMAAFANKVRDGSWTGYTGKRIRHVVNIGIGGSDLGPKMVVHALQHLALPEIKTEFVSNVDGADIYNVLKDINAEETLAIVVSKTFTTLETMTNARSMRDWFVKSGCPEDALSKHFVGVSANPEEVVKFGIARENVFEMWDWVGGRYSLWSAVGLSIVISVGPENFEKLLAGAHAMDEHFRTAPFERNLPVLMGMIGIWYRDFFESQSVMVAPYSQAMRYLSSYLQQLEMESNGKSARLDGTMVDYPTAAVIWGEPGTNGQHAFYQMLHQGPTLIPVDFIAVLKPEHPLIDHHAKLLANCFAQSEALMLGRTLEEAKKVAGEGKEELATHLSFPGNRPTTTIILDSLTPETLGAVIALYEHKVLVQGAVWDINSFDQWGVELGKILGKVVEADITSSKSDPSKHDSSTSALIARAQAALKSI encoded by the coding sequence ATGACGCTCAATTCGCTTCCTGCCTGGCCGGCGCTCCAGGCGCATTACGATGCCATCCGTGACGAGCGCCTGCGCGACTGGTTCGCGCCGCAAAACGACACCCAACCGTCCCGCGCCGAGCGCCTGACGTTCGACGGCGGCGGCATCTCCGTCGATTTCTCGAAGAACCGCATCACCGAAGCCACGCTCAAGCTGCTCGTGGAGCTCGCCGGGCAGGCGAAGGTCGCAGCGAAGCGCGACGCGGTATTCGCGGGCGACATCGTCAACGTCACGGAACATCGCGCAGTGCTGCACACGGCGTTGCGAGCGACCGACGACAACTCGCCCTTCCAGAAGGAAATCCGCGCTGAAAAAGCCAAGATGGCCGCGTTCGCGAACAAGGTTCGCGACGGCTCGTGGACGGGCTACACCGGCAAGCGCATTCGCCACGTGGTGAACATAGGCATTGGCGGTTCGGACCTTGGCCCGAAGATGGTCGTGCACGCGCTGCAGCACCTCGCGCTGCCGGAGATCAAGACGGAATTTGTCTCCAACGTCGATGGCGCCGATATCTACAACGTGCTCAAGGACATCAATGCCGAAGAGACGCTGGCCATCGTGGTATCGAAGACGTTCACTACGCTCGAAACCATGACCAATGCGCGTTCCATGCGCGACTGGTTCGTGAAGAGCGGCTGCCCGGAAGACGCGTTGTCGAAGCACTTCGTGGGTGTATCGGCGAATCCGGAGGAAGTGGTCAAGTTCGGTATCGCGCGCGAAAACGTCTTCGAGATGTGGGACTGGGTCGGCGGCCGTTATTCGCTGTGGTCGGCTGTCGGCTTGTCGATCGTGATCTCGGTCGGGCCTGAAAACTTCGAGAAACTGCTGGCCGGCGCGCATGCCATGGACGAGCATTTCCGGACCGCGCCGTTCGAGCGCAACCTGCCTGTCCTGATGGGCATGATCGGGATCTGGTATCGCGATTTCTTCGAGTCGCAAAGCGTGATGGTCGCGCCATACTCGCAAGCCATGCGGTATCTCTCGTCGTATCTCCAGCAGCTCGAGATGGAGAGCAACGGCAAGTCGGCGCGGCTCGACGGCACCATGGTCGATTACCCGACCGCCGCCGTGATCTGGGGCGAACCCGGCACCAACGGCCAGCACGCGTTCTATCAGATGCTGCATCAGGGCCCGACGCTGATTCCGGTCGACTTCATCGCGGTATTGAAGCCGGAGCATCCGCTCATCGATCATCACGCCAAGCTGCTTGCGAATTGCTTCGCGCAAAGTGAAGCGCTGATGCTCGGACGTACGCTTGAAGAAGCGAAGAAGGTTGCGGGCGAAGGCAAGGAAGAACTCGCGACGCATTTGAGCTTCCCGGGCAATCGTCCGACGACCACGATCATCCTCGATTCACTCACGCCGGAAACGCTCGGCGCCGTGATCGCGCTGTACGAGCACAAGGTGCTGGTACAGGGCGCGGTCTGGGACATCAATTCGTTCGATCAGTGGGGCGTGGAACTGGGCAAGATTCTCGGCAAGGTCGTTGAAGCCGATATCACCAGTTCGAAGTCCGATCCGTCCAAGCACGATTCGTCGACGTCGGCGCTGATCGCGCGGGCGCAAGCCGCACTGAAGAGCATCTAA